In one Corallococcus sp. EGB genomic region, the following are encoded:
- the mvk gene encoding mevalonate kinase, which produces MTSAKNPLVAFGAGKVILLGEHSVVYGYPAIAGPLSIGVVARGMPSRSCVLDVPVTADAAQKRLMRKAFARAARLVGEPKVKVTLEPQLPLSAGLGSSAALAVATSRVLLQAAGQAPTAKATARLAWEMEQEFHGTPSGVDHTTSAEEKLILYRRVQAPAGVTGRARELKSPRPVSVVVALAGARSPTKLTVGALRERQARWPERYKRLFGQVGRLVAEAAKAVEAGDVEGLGDAMNVNQGLLNALGLSSPALEDMVFRLRSLGALGAKFTGAGGDGGAVIGLFPEPEPVVARLTRDGVRCFASQLAGPRAQGGIP; this is translated from the coding sequence ATGACTTCCGCAAAGAATCCCCTGGTCGCCTTCGGTGCCGGCAAGGTCATCCTGCTGGGCGAGCACAGCGTGGTGTACGGCTACCCCGCCATCGCCGGCCCCCTGAGCATCGGCGTGGTGGCGCGCGGCATGCCTTCGCGCTCGTGCGTGCTGGACGTGCCGGTGACCGCGGACGCGGCGCAGAAGCGGCTGATGCGCAAGGCGTTCGCGCGGGCGGCGCGGCTTGTGGGCGAGCCGAAGGTGAAGGTGACGCTGGAGCCGCAGCTGCCGCTGTCCGCGGGGCTGGGCAGCTCCGCGGCGCTGGCGGTGGCCACGTCGCGCGTGCTCTTGCAGGCGGCGGGGCAGGCGCCCACGGCGAAGGCGACGGCGCGGCTGGCGTGGGAGATGGAGCAGGAGTTCCACGGCACGCCGTCCGGCGTGGACCACACCACCAGCGCGGAGGAGAAGCTCATCCTCTACCGGCGGGTGCAGGCGCCGGCGGGTGTCACCGGACGGGCGCGTGAGCTGAAGAGCCCCAGGCCGGTGTCGGTGGTGGTGGCGCTGGCGGGGGCGCGCAGTCCCACGAAGCTGACGGTGGGGGCGCTGCGCGAGCGGCAGGCGCGGTGGCCGGAGCGCTACAAGCGGCTCTTCGGTCAGGTGGGCAGGCTCGTCGCCGAGGCGGCGAAGGCGGTGGAGGCGGGTGACGTGGAGGGTCTGGGGGACGCGATGAACGTCAACCAGGGCCTGTTGAACGCGCTGGGGCTGTCGTCGCCAGCGCTGGAGGACATGGTGTTCCGGCTGCGCTCGCTGGGCGCGCTGGGGGCCAAATTCACCGGGGCGGGAGGTGACGGTGGCGCGGTCATCGGCCTCTTCCCCGAACCGGAGCCCGTGGTCGCGCGGCTGACGCGCGACGGCGTGCGCTGCTTCGCGAGCCAGCTCGCGGGGCCGCGGGCCCAGGGAGGCATTCCATGA